One stretch of Oncorhynchus masou masou isolate Uvic2021 chromosome 9, UVic_Omas_1.1, whole genome shotgun sequence DNA includes these proteins:
- the thg1l gene encoding probable tRNA(His) guanylyltransferase: MFGPVLCRLPGGIKTRILRPVASVFTSSSRMAKSKFEYVRNFETDDTCLKNCYIVVRLDGRNFHKFAEQHNFLKPNDDRALGLMTCSARSVMEDLDDIIISYGQSDEFSFVFKRTSNWFKRRASKLMTHVASQFSSSYVFYWKDYFGDQPLLYPPGFDGRVVLYPSNRNLRDYLSWRQADCHVNNLYNTVFWTLVQKGGLTTTQAEDRLKGTLAADKNEIMFSEFDINYNKEPLVHRKGTTLIWEKLEETVTKSVKLPNEAGEEVLVTRTRRRVSAQHCDVIGNQFWEEHPNILEDDNC; the protein is encoded by the exons ATGTTTGGTCCAGTGCTGTGTAGATTACCAGGAGGCATCAAGACGCGCATCCTCCGGCCAGTAGCCAGTGTTTTCACCAGCAGCTCCAGAATGGCCAAGAGCAAGTTTGAGTACGTCCGTAACTTTGAGACAGACGACACCTGTCTGAAAAACTGTTACATCGTGGTGCGTTTGGATGGAAGGAACTTCCACAA GTTTGCAGAGCAGCACAACTTCCTGAAGCCCAACGACGACAGAGCTCTGGGCCTGATGACGTGCAGCGCCAGGTCTGTCATGGAGGACCTGGATGACATCATCATCTCGTACGGACAGAGTGACGAGTTCAGCTTCGTCTTCAAGAGGACCTCCAACTGGTTTAAGAGGAGAGCTAG TAAGCTGATGACCCATGTAGCGTCCCAGTTCTCCTCTTCCTATGTGTTCTACTGGAAGGACTACTTCGGAGACCAGCCCCTCCTTTACCCCCCGGGGTTTGACGGGCGGGTGGTTCTATATCCTAGCAACCGCAACCTCCGGGACTACCTCAGCTGGAGGCAGGCTGACT gTCACGTCAACAACCTGTATAACACAGTGTTTTGGACGTTGGTGCAGAAAGGTGGACTCACCACTACACAGGCAGAGGACAGACTAAAG ggaACGTTGGCAGCAGATAAGAATGAGATCATGTTTTCTGAGTTTGATATCAATTACAACAAGGAGCCTCTGGTCCACAGGAAAGGAACCACCCTCATCTGGGAGAAG CTGGAAGAAACAGTGACCAAGAGTGTGAAGCTCCCCAACGAGGCGGGGGAGGAGGTGCTAGTGACACGCACCAGGAGGCGTGTCAGTGCCCAACACTGTGACGTCATAGGGAACCAGTTCTGGGAGGAACACCCCAACATTCTAGAAGACGACAACTGCTGA
- the LOC135545543 gene encoding clathrin interactor 1-like isoform X2, with translation MMNMWKVRELVDKATNVVMNYSEVETKVREATNDDPWGPSGQQMAEISRCTFMYEQFPEVINMLWNRMLRDNKKNWRRVYKSLLLLSHLIRNGSERVVTSAREHIYDLRSLESYHFVDENGKDQGVNVRQKVKEMVDLIQDDDRLREERKKAKKNKDKYIGVSSDSIGGGFSRYTGDRYDSSSSGGNEGSSRGKWDEDWKRDQGQFPFSEKLGEISDKIGSTIDDTINKFRKQSRDDSPDRFSDNEEEERSRPSRNGQSGRSVFKDEEETVTTKSVQIVQATETTATRKRGGIPSKTVSLGAAAHYTGDNSPDTSAKQTPSAAAPQPPSSGLADLFMVDTGPSQPAAPTGGFADFSSPAASVGLSTVPASSGNSDFGDWNAFPEGQAPVPTPFAQPLAPSNTDLFGALAPASTDLFDLMGPVQTQSLSASQSLTFNMTSTQNVTSTMPHSTSLPFQVMSGPLQPQQQQQVMLGTQGSMGSAIPSTWSDSSVNISLDFLAPGVQPPKPAQPTLKTLQGVQPLPPVNMLSQGFAGMGLAPSPIRTPTTPMMYPGAGMGMAPGQGMMGMGMAPGQGMMGMGMNMGAMPQANMTMGMRMPAMSMGSGMVQQQPKQGVDAFADFGNFRK, from the exons ATGATGAACATGTGGAAAGTCCGGGAATTGGTTGATAAAGC AACCAATGTGGTGATGAACTACTCTGAGGTGGAGACTAAGGTGAGGGAGGCCACCAACGATGACCCCTGGGGACCTTCAGGACAGCAGATGGCAGAGATTTCCAG atgTACATTTATGTATGAGCAGTTTCCTGAGGTGATAAACATGCTTTGGAACAGGATGCTCCGGGACAACAAGAAGAACTGGAGAAGGGTCTACAAG TCTCTGCTGTTGTTGTCCCACCTCATCAGGAACGGTTCAGAGAGAGTTGTCACCAGCGCCAGAGAACACATCTACGACCTACGATCTCTAGAGAGCTACCACTTCGTAG ATGAGAACGGTAAGGACCAGGGAGTGAACGTACGTCAGAAGGTGAAGGAGATGGTGGATCTAATCCAGGATGATGAtagactgagagaggagaggaagaaggcaaAGAAGAACAAAGACAAATACATTGGAGTGTCCTCTGACAGTATTGGGGGAGGGTTCAGCAGATACA CGGGTGATCGCTATGACTCCAGCAGCTCTGGCGGTAATGAGGGAAGCAGCCGAGGGAAGTGGGATGAGGACTGGAAGAGAGACCAAGGCCAGTTCCCCTTCAGTGAGAAACTGGGGGAGATCAGTGATAAGATCGGCAGCACCATCGATGACACAATCAACAAGTTCAGGAAGCAGAGCAGAGACGATTCACCAGACCGATTCAG TGACAACGAGGAGGAGGAGCGAAGTCGCCCGTCACGGAACGGCCAGTCTGGGAGGTCGGTGTTCAAAGACGAGGAGGAAACCGTGACGACCAAGAGTGTCCAGATCGTTCAGGCAACAGAAACCACAGCAACCAGGAAGAGAGGCGGGATTCCATCCAAAACTGTGTCCCTGGGAGCCGCGGCCCACTACACAGGAGACAACAGCCCCGATACCTCCGCCAAACAG acTCCGTCCGCAGCAGCCCCTCAGCCCCCCAGTAGTGGTCTGGCTGACCTATTCATGGTAGATACAGGACCCAGCCAGCCTGCAGCACCCACCG GAGGATTTGCTGACTTTTCTTCTCCTGCTGCTTCTGTCGGCCTCTCCACAGTACCTG CCTCGAGTGGGAACAGTGATTTTGGGGACTGGAATGCTTTTCCTGAGGGACAGGCCCCCGTCCCCACCCCTTTCGCCCAGCCTCTGGCCCCTAGCAACACTGACCTGTTTGGGGCTCTGGCTCCAGCCTCAACTGACCTGTTTGATCTGATGGGTCCGGTCCagactcagtctctctctgcctctcagagCCTCACCTTCAATATGACCAGCACACAGAATGTGACCAGTACCATGCCACATTCCACATCACTG cccttCCAGGTGATGAGCGGTCCGTTgcagccccagcagcagcagcaagtcATGCTGGGTACCCAGGGTTCCATGGGGTCAGCGATCCCCTCCACCTGGTCTGACTCCTCGGTCAACATCAGTCTGGACTTCCTGGCACCCGGCGTGCAGCCTCCCAAACCGGCCCAGCCCACCCTCAAAACCCTCCAAG GAGTccagcccctcccacctgtcaACATGCTCTCGCAGGGATTCGCCGGCATGGGCCTCGCCCCCTCCCCCATCAGAACCCCTACAACTCCCATGATGTACCCCGGTGCTGGGATGGGCATGGCCCCCGGCCAGGGCATGATGGGAATGGGCATGGCCCCCGGCCAGGGCATGATGGGAATGGGCATGAACATGGGTGCTATGCCCCAGGCTAACATGACCATGGGGATGAGGATGCCAGCCATGTCTATGGGTTCTGGCATGGTACAGCAGCAGCCCAAGCAAGGAGTGGACGCCTTCGCTGATTTCGGCAACTTCAGGAAGTGA
- the LOC135545543 gene encoding clathrin interactor 1-like isoform X1, protein MMNMWKVRELVDKATNVVMNYSEVETKVREATNDDPWGPSGQQMAEISRCTFMYEQFPEVINMLWNRMLRDNKKNWRRVYKSLLLLSHLIRNGSERVVTSAREHIYDLRSLESYHFVDENGKDQGVNVRQKVKEMVDLIQDDDRLREERKKAKKNKDKYIGVSSDSIGGGFSRYTGDRYDSSSSGGNEGSSRGKWDEDWKRDQGQFPFSEKLGEISDKIGSTIDDTINKFRKQSRDDSPDRFSDNEEEERSRPSRNGQSGRSVFKDEEETVTTKSVQIVQATETTATRKRGGIPSKTVSLGAAAHYTGDNSPDTSAKQTPSAAAPQPPSSGLADLFMVDTGPSQPAAPTDLIGGFADFSSPAASVGLSTVPASSGNSDFGDWNAFPEGQAPVPTPFAQPLAPSNTDLFGALAPASTDLFDLMGPVQTQSLSASQSLTFNMTSTQNVTSTMPHSTSLPFQVMSGPLQPQQQQQVMLGTQGSMGSAIPSTWSDSSVNISLDFLAPGVQPPKPAQPTLKTLQGVQPLPPVNMLSQGFAGMGLAPSPIRTPTTPMMYPGAGMGMAPGQGMMGMGMAPGQGMMGMGMNMGAMPQANMTMGMRMPAMSMGSGMVQQQPKQGVDAFADFGNFRK, encoded by the exons ATGATGAACATGTGGAAAGTCCGGGAATTGGTTGATAAAGC AACCAATGTGGTGATGAACTACTCTGAGGTGGAGACTAAGGTGAGGGAGGCCACCAACGATGACCCCTGGGGACCTTCAGGACAGCAGATGGCAGAGATTTCCAG atgTACATTTATGTATGAGCAGTTTCCTGAGGTGATAAACATGCTTTGGAACAGGATGCTCCGGGACAACAAGAAGAACTGGAGAAGGGTCTACAAG TCTCTGCTGTTGTTGTCCCACCTCATCAGGAACGGTTCAGAGAGAGTTGTCACCAGCGCCAGAGAACACATCTACGACCTACGATCTCTAGAGAGCTACCACTTCGTAG ATGAGAACGGTAAGGACCAGGGAGTGAACGTACGTCAGAAGGTGAAGGAGATGGTGGATCTAATCCAGGATGATGAtagactgagagaggagaggaagaaggcaaAGAAGAACAAAGACAAATACATTGGAGTGTCCTCTGACAGTATTGGGGGAGGGTTCAGCAGATACA CGGGTGATCGCTATGACTCCAGCAGCTCTGGCGGTAATGAGGGAAGCAGCCGAGGGAAGTGGGATGAGGACTGGAAGAGAGACCAAGGCCAGTTCCCCTTCAGTGAGAAACTGGGGGAGATCAGTGATAAGATCGGCAGCACCATCGATGACACAATCAACAAGTTCAGGAAGCAGAGCAGAGACGATTCACCAGACCGATTCAG TGACAACGAGGAGGAGGAGCGAAGTCGCCCGTCACGGAACGGCCAGTCTGGGAGGTCGGTGTTCAAAGACGAGGAGGAAACCGTGACGACCAAGAGTGTCCAGATCGTTCAGGCAACAGAAACCACAGCAACCAGGAAGAGAGGCGGGATTCCATCCAAAACTGTGTCCCTGGGAGCCGCGGCCCACTACACAGGAGACAACAGCCCCGATACCTCCGCCAAACAG acTCCGTCCGCAGCAGCCCCTCAGCCCCCCAGTAGTGGTCTGGCTGACCTATTCATGGTAGATACAGGACCCAGCCAGCCTGCAGCACCCACCG ACCTGATAGGAGGATTTGCTGACTTTTCTTCTCCTGCTGCTTCTGTCGGCCTCTCCACAGTACCTG CCTCGAGTGGGAACAGTGATTTTGGGGACTGGAATGCTTTTCCTGAGGGACAGGCCCCCGTCCCCACCCCTTTCGCCCAGCCTCTGGCCCCTAGCAACACTGACCTGTTTGGGGCTCTGGCTCCAGCCTCAACTGACCTGTTTGATCTGATGGGTCCGGTCCagactcagtctctctctgcctctcagagCCTCACCTTCAATATGACCAGCACACAGAATGTGACCAGTACCATGCCACATTCCACATCACTG cccttCCAGGTGATGAGCGGTCCGTTgcagccccagcagcagcagcaagtcATGCTGGGTACCCAGGGTTCCATGGGGTCAGCGATCCCCTCCACCTGGTCTGACTCCTCGGTCAACATCAGTCTGGACTTCCTGGCACCCGGCGTGCAGCCTCCCAAACCGGCCCAGCCCACCCTCAAAACCCTCCAAG GAGTccagcccctcccacctgtcaACATGCTCTCGCAGGGATTCGCCGGCATGGGCCTCGCCCCCTCCCCCATCAGAACCCCTACAACTCCCATGATGTACCCCGGTGCTGGGATGGGCATGGCCCCCGGCCAGGGCATGATGGGAATGGGCATGGCCCCCGGCCAGGGCATGATGGGAATGGGCATGAACATGGGTGCTATGCCCCAGGCTAACATGACCATGGGGATGAGGATGCCAGCCATGTCTATGGGTTCTGGCATGGTACAGCAGCAGCCCAAGCAAGGAGTGGACGCCTTCGCTGATTTCGGCAACTTCAGGAAGTGA